The DNA window TTGAtacgaaagaaaaagaaatatatacaGACACAATGAAAATCCCCATTCAAGGTAAAATTTGTTCTCTGTCCTGAAATTCTGTTCAAACTGGTTGATGTACAAAATTAAAAACtgaaccctaaaaaaaaaagttgatctGTCCAACTGGGTCCTAATCATAATCTAAACGGCTAAACCCAACCCGTTCGCAAGACTTTCTTTCCCTGTTTTCTCCGACATTCACTTTTTCCCGGAAAATTTGACTAAAGCAAAACTTCAATGCTGGCGTTCTTTACAGTATTGCAAATTGGGCACGAATCAAGAAAGGCTTCACAGGCTTGGCATGAACAAAGGTGTCTGCAAGGAAAGAACAAAACACAACAATTCCTAGACTTGCATCCTCTGCACGCCATGGTTGTCTGGTCCTCTCTGTTCACCTctgttttcttctcttcatcCACATCACAGCAAGACTCAGCGTCCTCTGCTTCACCACCATTGAAGCCACCACAATAAACATTGTTGTTGATGTCTATTAATTGCTCAAGCTTGCTGTTTAGAGAAACAGCCATGGCCTCGTTCTCTTGTGCTATTCTCTGCCACGCTTGGTTCTCCATCTCCAATCTCTTCGATAAACCTTCAAGCTCCAATGCTCTCCTGGTCGCTTGTGCTATCTCTTCGTCTTTTTGCCTCAACAAGGGCAGTATAGTTGATTCCATTTTCTTCAAAACGATACTCAATTGTTGCTTCCTTTGCTCCCTCAACATCAATCTCAATCTCTCATTCTGTTTAATCACACAAACccccaaaaataaaaatcaataaaacaaaacaggACCAACtttatcaatcaaatcaaattctttGTTATCTGAAACAATGGATTAAAACCCACCTGTAATCTGATGTATTGATCCATTTCCTGTCTTTGTTTCTCCTCCTGAGCGGCTATGCTTTGATAGAAAGGCATTGAAGGAAGACTGTTGATGGTGTTGGTGTTTACCATGTTGTTCTTCAAGGAATTGGAGACAAGCATATTCTGATT is part of the Tripterygium wilfordii isolate XIE 37 chromosome 7, ASM1340144v1, whole genome shotgun sequence genome and encodes:
- the LOC120001363 gene encoding probable BOI-related E3 ubiquitin-protein ligase 2, with product MAIQAQSPLLGTRDLMENGWVNQSFFDLQQQQQQQQKIRQLQQQQQIQNQQQMYQNQNMLVSNSLKNNMVNTNTINSLPSMPFYQSIAAQEEKQRQEMDQYIRLQNERLRLMLREQRKQQLSIVLKKMESTILPLLRQKDEEIAQATRRALELEGLSKRLEMENQAWQRIAQENEAMAVSLNSKLEQLIDINNNVYCGGFNGGEAEDAESCCDVDEEKKTEVNREDQTTMACRGCKSRNCCVLFFPCRHLCSCQACEAFLDSCPICNTVKNASIEVLL